The following coding sequences are from one Granulicella sp. L56 window:
- the iscU gene encoding Fe-S cluster assembly scaffold IscU codes for MAYSDKVIDHYNNPRNVGQMDKASDEVGTGLVGAPECGDVMRLQIRVNPETQVIEDAKFKTFGCGSAIASSSLATEWVKGKTVAEALTITNTDIVKELALPPVKIHCSVLAEDAIRAAIGDWKKKNNVAETAAATAAAH; via the coding sequence ATGGCATACAGCGATAAGGTAATTGATCACTACAACAATCCGCGGAACGTTGGACAGATGGACAAGGCTTCCGATGAAGTTGGTACCGGACTTGTCGGCGCGCCGGAGTGCGGCGACGTCATGCGGCTGCAGATTCGCGTGAACCCTGAGACCCAGGTGATCGAAGACGCGAAGTTCAAGACCTTCGGCTGCGGTTCGGCGATTGCCTCTTCCTCGCTCGCGACCGAGTGGGTAAAGGGCAAGACGGTCGCCGAGGCGCTCACGATTACGAATACGGACATCGTGAAGGAGCTGGCGCTTCCCCCGGTCAAGATCCACTGCTCGGTACTCGCAGAAGACGCGATCCGCGCGGCGATTGGCGACTGGAAGAAGAAAAACAATGTTGCTGAGACAGCGGCTGCGACGGCTGCGGCTCACTAA
- a CDS encoding TIGR03435 family protein, whose protein sequence is MMFVPCIRKKLLRVAVFLSIATTAALSLTPVSATAQQPTTNIPEFEVATIKPGDATAPSSNLGFNRRDHFVTSNVTLQFILQFAYDLNSGSDRQIIGGPGWIGSSRFTIDAQPDEAVEAELKKLPLDQRQQRQKLMIQRLLADRFKLVLHHETREFLVNALTIAKGGAKLTPVSIPAIDFAKTPLPPDSWMGLHNPRPGLTEGRAATIKMLVDTLNHQPELSGRLIVDATGLQGSYNFKLSWTPDRDLETAPAETVGPSLFTALQEQLGLKIESRKAPVNCIVIDHVEQPSAN, encoded by the coding sequence ATGATGTTCGTTCCGTGTATCCGGAAAAAGCTCCTGCGAGTAGCCGTTTTTCTGAGCATCGCGACTACGGCTGCATTGAGCCTCACGCCGGTTTCGGCGACAGCTCAACAGCCAACGACAAACATTCCTGAGTTTGAAGTTGCGACCATAAAACCGGGCGATGCTACCGCTCCTTCATCCAATCTCGGATTCAACAGGCGCGACCACTTTGTAACCTCAAACGTAACCCTGCAGTTCATTCTTCAATTTGCGTATGACCTAAATAGCGGCTCCGATCGACAGATTATTGGTGGGCCGGGGTGGATCGGCTCTTCGAGGTTCACTATCGATGCACAGCCAGATGAAGCCGTGGAAGCAGAGCTTAAGAAGCTTCCCCTCGATCAACGTCAGCAACGGCAGAAGTTGATGATCCAGAGATTATTGGCGGATCGATTCAAATTAGTTCTGCATCACGAGACCCGCGAATTCCTGGTCAATGCACTAACGATTGCGAAGGGCGGTGCAAAGCTTACCCCGGTGTCGATCCCAGCCATCGATTTTGCTAAAACGCCTCTTCCTCCTGACAGTTGGATGGGACTGCACAATCCCAGACCGGGACTAACTGAGGGACGTGCAGCGACCATCAAGATGCTGGTCGATACCCTCAACCACCAACCGGAACTTAGCGGCCGTTTGATCGTCGATGCTACAGGGCTTCAAGGCAGCTACAACTTTAAGCTGAGTTGGACTCCGGATCGAGATTTGGAAACGGCACCCGCAGAAACTGTCGGACCCTCGCTATTTACGGCATTACAGGAACAGTTGGGACTAAAAATCGAGTCCAGAAAAGCTCCTGTAAATTGCATCGTAATCGACCATGTCGAACAGCCTTCGGCGAATTGA
- a CDS encoding DUF6624 domain-containing protein has product MPSKSLLMLLAAILVALPASLPAQQAAKSPTAESESSWQAAIKARREQLIQQNGPGTDAALRNQLLTMRDKDQAVRGFAGGKQVSGMTPDMLAKMPATDAELTSELKQIVDQKGWPTISLVGIEASNGAMLVLTHSADHAWQAKLLPQLEQLADASRIDASSLALVVDKELVSEGKLQRYGTQFKFVNGEMAMFGVEDPGGLDRIRARALLPPMDVYKQMLSQIYHVKAGNAIISATPSTQK; this is encoded by the coding sequence ATGCCCTCGAAGTCTCTCCTTATGCTCCTCGCCGCCATTCTTGTTGCACTTCCTGCCTCACTGCCAGCACAGCAAGCCGCAAAGTCTCCCACCGCCGAATCGGAGTCCTCCTGGCAGGCAGCCATCAAAGCTCGCCGCGAACAGCTCATCCAGCAAAACGGTCCCGGCACCGACGCCGCACTGCGCAACCAGTTGCTCACCATGCGCGATAAAGATCAGGCAGTACGTGGTTTTGCTGGCGGCAAGCAAGTCTCCGGCATGACGCCCGACATGCTCGCGAAGATGCCTGCGACCGATGCCGAACTTACGAGCGAGCTCAAGCAGATCGTCGATCAGAAGGGCTGGCCGACCATCTCGCTCGTCGGCATCGAAGCCTCCAACGGAGCCATGCTCGTCCTCACGCACAGCGCCGATCACGCGTGGCAGGCGAAGCTTCTGCCTCAGCTCGAACAGCTCGCCGACGCCAGCAGAATCGATGCTTCCAGCCTCGCTCTCGTAGTCGATAAGGAGTTGGTATCGGAAGGGAAGTTACAGCGCTACGGCACGCAGTTCAAATTCGTCAATGGAGAGATGGCCATGTTCGGCGTCGAAGATCCCGGTGGCCTTGATCGCATACGAGCCCGAGCGTTGCTGCCGCCGATGGATGTCTACAAGCAGATGCTGTCGCAGATCTATCACGTGAAGGCGGGCAATGCCATCATAAGCGCTACCCCATCAACGCAAAAATAA
- a CDS encoding iron-sulfur cluster assembly accessory protein, whose translation MAMVTLQTETDRSAHAAAPGGPAKDPLAGMTVLTAEGQEPAQKGIQITEKALKRIRVAMAKEGVSPEQGGLRVGIQGGGCSGLSYNIRFDSQPRERDRVYTFGAGIETVGDPSNGAPIRLFVDPKSFIYLHGMVLDFEETLMRQGFNFINPNSTKSCGCGSSFTA comes from the coding sequence ATGGCGATGGTGACTTTACAAACCGAGACGGACAGGTCGGCCCACGCGGCGGCTCCCGGTGGCCCGGCAAAAGACCCGCTGGCGGGAATGACGGTGCTGACGGCTGAAGGGCAGGAGCCGGCACAAAAGGGCATCCAGATTACCGAGAAGGCGCTGAAGCGAATTCGCGTGGCTATGGCAAAGGAAGGCGTGTCGCCAGAGCAGGGCGGTCTGCGCGTTGGCATTCAGGGCGGTGGCTGCTCGGGCCTGAGCTACAACATCCGGTTCGATTCGCAGCCTCGCGAGCGCGACCGCGTCTACACCTTCGGCGCTGGCATCGAGACGGTGGGCGATCCTTCGAACGGCGCGCCCATTCGTCTGTTTGTCGATCCCAAGAGCTTTATCTACCTGCACGGCATGGTGCTGGACTTTGAAGAGACGCTGATGCGGCAGGGATTCAACTTCATCAATCCGAACTCGACCAAGAGCTGCGGGTGCGGATCGAGCTTTACCGCTTAG